The genomic interval ATTTCTGATACTGACATGTGTTTCTTGTTATTTGGCTAAACTAACTTCCGTTCCGTTTTTCAGGTTGATCTGTCCGGAGGTAACTACGCGGTCGCCCGATTTCAAACCACCGATGATCTCAATCAGACTGCCCATTTCCCTGCCCGGCTGAACCGGCGTTAACACCACCTTATTATCTTGTCCGACTAAATATACAGATGCATTTTTCACACTTTCTGTTAGCGCCTCACGCGGAATAACCAGCACATTCTGTTTTGATTTTTGTGAAAAATCCGCATACACAAATGTCCCGGAACGAAGCGTTGTTTTTTGTGTATTTTCAATCATGATCTCAGCCATATAATTGTGTGTAACGTCGGCCTGCGGACTGATAAAACTTACTTTACCAGGAAAAACCACATCAGGATAAACGTCGGTTGTAATTTTAACAGATTGTCCCTGTTTGATCTGATACACCTCCGCTTCCGTCAGATTCACTTGTACTTTGGTACGCGAAAGATTGATGATCGTCGCAATTTCTGAACCTACGTTCGCGAATACACCCTGTTCCATATTTTTGGCTGAAATGATACCGCTTGTGGGTGCTTTTACAGAAGCGTCTCCCATTTGTTTTTTGATCTGGTCTGCCTGAACCTGCGCATCGTTGACATTCTGACGGATGTCATTCACCTTTTCACGTGTAGTCGCTTTTCCTTCCAGAAGCTCCGTATAAGTTTGCAGGTCCGCTTTTAATTTGGAAAGATTGCTTTCCGCTTTCTGAAGGTCGAGCTGTTGTGTTCTGTTATCCATAATGGCCAGAACCTGTCCCTGATGTACCTGATCGCCCAATTCAAAACGTACAGTTTGCAGGATTCCGCTGCTCGTCGTGATCACTTTCGATTCCTTAAACGGTGCCAGGTTTCCGGTTTTTACAATGCTCAGTTCCAAAAGCTGCTCTTTGGCGGTTGCATATTTAACCGGAATAATTACAGCCACCTTTTTCTCTGGTGTATTGGCTGCATCGAGTTGCTTTTTGTTGGCAGTAAGCTTAAAAGCGATCAGTGCAATCACGACAACAAGCGCTATGGAAATGATGTATTTACGTTTCATGATGGTGTTATAATGAGGTATGGAAAGTTTTCAAAGTGCCGTTCGCCTTTTCCAGGTCGATTTTGGCTATGAGAAAATTATAGAGAGAATTAAGGTAATTGCTTTGCGCTTCTTTGAGCGAATACTGCGAATTCAGCCAGTCCGTCAGGTCGGTCACACCTTTCTGGTATTGCAGGTCCGTACTTTTGAAAACCGATTCCGCCAGGCCGATATTTCTTTTGTCAATTTCCAGGCTGCTCTGCGCTTTGATGAGTTTGGTTCGTGCATTGTCATATTCAAGATGGAAGTTTTCCTGATCAATTTTCAGGTTTTCACGCGCATTCACCTGTTTGATCCTGGCCTGGTTATACTGCGAATTGCGTTTGAAACCATCAAAAACCGGAATGGCAAGTTTTATTCCAACGGCTGAATAATCACTGAAACCCGAAATCGACTGGCCCAGTTTATCACCAAATCCAATGTAGCCGTATCTTGCATAAGCCGTCAGTTTAGGCATCGCAGTAGCACGTATTCTTGCCTGATCAATGTCAAGCAACGCAATATTGACCTCGGCTAATTTATAATCCAGGCGGTTGGAAGCGTTGAAAGCGGCAAAATCGAGGAAGGTTATTTGTGTCTGATCAGCCGCAGGTTCATCCAGCACAAAATCCTGGATTTGCAGGCTATCGCTCAACGCATAACCCATTGCGTTTTTCAGCTGGTTTTGCGAGAGTTCCAGATCGCTTTCGGCTGCCAGTATCTGGGAGCTTGTATTGTTGTAATTCACCTGGATTTTGTTCACATCCGATTCCATCGCAACACCTTTTTCAAGTTGCAGTTTGGAAATAGTAAGCTGCTGCTGATAGGTTTCGCGGTTGGATTGAAGCAAAGCAAGTTGCTGGCGATAGACAAATATCTGGTAATAAGCATTGCTGATATTATAGATAATCGTCTCATCATTTTGCTCGCCGCTCAACTTGGCCTGCTGCTGTGCGATCTTGTTGGCTTTCAGGCCGGTGATCAGCGACTGATCAAAAATGGTCTGATCCACCTGTGCAACTACATTGCTGTTGAATTTTTTGGTAAATGCCACCTTAAGATCTGTGGGGCCAAAAACCCCGGCAGGGATAACCGACTGCTGTACGATAAGGTTATCATCAATAGTTCCGTTGACGTTAACTACCGGCAGATAAGCTGATAACGCTTCCTTAGATTTAAACCGGGCAGCATCCTGATCATTGCGATAAACAACCGTGCTGCGGTGGTGTTTCAGACCGTAATCTATGCATTCCCTTAAACTCAGATGCTCCTGTGCCCGTGCTGAAACGGAAAGAGCAGTAAATAATATGATGACGAGATACTTTTTCATTTGGCTTAAATTGGCACAAGCTGTGCATGTTCGATAGGCCAAAATTGGGTATCTGAGGCAGGTAATCTGAGCAGTTTGAGACTGAAACGGACAAAATCAGATGTGAGCAGACGGCGGTATTGTTATTATCATATTTTTTTCAAATATATTTTAATACGATAATTCTTAAAAGCTTGCCAGGAAGCTAGTTAGAGAAATGATAGAGGGAGAAAAGCGGCCATTTCCGACATATTTTAACATCCTTTTCAAGCCGTGATTTGTCCGCTTCAGATAGAAAGTATTAAGACCAGCCATTTATGTGACCGACATTTGACTTACGGAACCAACAACTGCATATTATGAAAATCCTTAATAGAGACACTAGTTGGGTTCTTGTGATTGTTCAATTAAAATTAAAAACTTATGAAAAAGTTAACCATTCTTTCCCTGATGCTGCTTGCCAGCACAATTTCATTTTCCCAGTCTTTCAGCTTCGGCCCGAAAGCAGGTATTAACATCAGCAACTATACAGGTGGAAATATTGATTCCAAAGCCCTTGTAGGTTACCATATTGGTGGTATGCTGAACTACGGTTTTGGCAATGTTTTTTCTATTCAGCCTGAAGTTTTATTCTCGACACAAGGAGCAAAAGTGAATAATGGTGGTGAAAAGAATGATTTCAAGATCAGCTATGTGACTGTACCTGTTATGTTAAAATTGAAAGCAAGCGGCGGATTTTATTTTGAAGCCGGTCCTCAGATAGGTTTCAGGACATCATCGGATATCCCGGACCAAACGATCAATAATTTTGCCAAAGGACTTGACCTTTCACTTGGAGCCGGAATAGGATTTCAGTCGAAAATGGGGCTTGGTATTGGTGCACGTTATATTGCCGGACTGTCAAAAGTGGGTAATTTTTCAGGAAGCAATATTGATCCCGACTTTAAGAACAGTGTAATACAGGCAAGTGTTTTCTGGGCTATCCCGATCATTAAATAGTAACAACCAGCTTTACAATGGCCTTATTACCGGTTTTGGTTAATAAGGCCATTGCTGTTATAAATTCATCAAAAATCTGGTAGCACACTGTGCTTTTCAAATATATTTTCCGATCTGTTCAGGGCGTGTTTAGATGACGAAAGCTGTTAATTCAACCAGTTCCTCTCCGCGGAAGCGCCAGATGTCGCAGTACGCGTTACGGGTCTCCTTCCCTTCCTTATCCGTTACGGTTACATCACCCGTTGCGGTCAGAAAGTCCCCCTCCGAAATCAGGATAGTAACGGTAACTTTTGGCGGTTTAATATATGTTTTTGCCATCCACTGACGAACTGCTTCTTTTCCTTTTAGTACCGTATCTCCCACAAATGTCCACTCCGTATCCTCCGAGCAGAGTGATAAAAACCCCTCATAGTTTCCCTCGGAGATTTCAGCGTTGCCTTTTTGTAAGATTATTTTATTTCTGTCTGACATAAATTTTTATGCTGTTAGTTGTCAATTATTGAATTAAAATCTGAACATGAAATTCAACGATCAGTTTACCTGAATTCAATTCGGAAACGTTTAAAATGCAGTAACATCCCTGCTTCCAGCAATTCACCCAAGACAGCAGGTCAACTTCTTCCTCTTTCATTTTTTATCGAGTAACCGGTTATTAACAACACATTCCAGGACCTGGTCGCGGTAACTCCGGCTTAACGGTATCCGCAGTGACTGGATAAAAATCTCGTTCCCTTCTATCTTGTCTATTTTTCGGATGGAGACCATGTAAGACTTGTGTACACGCATAAAGGAATCGCTGTTGAAATTCTTTTCCAGGCTTTTAAGGTTGATCAAGGTAGTGTACTTTCCCCTGACAGTGAAAATATTGACATAGTTCTGCATGCTTTCCAAATAGAGCACATCCTCAAAAAAATCCTTTCATATTTACTGCCACAGCGTATAAAGAAATACCCCTGGCTAACATCCTGCTTATCATTCACGGCAGGCTGGCCAGATGTGAGAAAGCGGTGATAGTCTTTTGCTTTATTGACAGCCAGAAAAAAACGCTCAAAGGTGATGGGTTTTAGCAAATAATCCAGCACGTTCAGCTGGAAGCCCTCCACCGCATAGTTAGGAAAAGCAGTGGTCAAAATGACCATTGGGGGATTTTTAATAATTTTCAAATAATCAAGGCCACTCATCTTGGGCATCTGAATATCCAGAAAGATCAGATCCACCGGGCTTGTTTCCAGGAACCGGGCCAGCTGGACCGGATTTTCACAAGTTCCTGAAAGGCATAAAAAGTCCACTTCCTGAACAAATTCAGTCAGACCTTCTCTGGCCAGCGGTTCATCATCCACAATCACGCAGTTCATCATCGTTATGCCTGTTAATAAGTTATTTCTGATACCGGTGTAAGAGCCATTTGCTTCAGGGCTATCTGCAGACGGACTGTGTAAAGTAAATCTGTCTGATTGATCAATAGCAGATGTTCGCCAGGGTAAATCAGGTCAAGTCTTCTTTTTACATTTTTTAAGCCAATCCCGCCAACGGCCCTGTCTGCTGGTTCCGCTATCGTATTTGTCACGGTCATATCCAGTAAATCCCCATCCATTGAAAGCTGGATCCGGATACTGACACCTTCCTGCTGATCCCTGGATACATACTTGAATGCATTTTCTACAAAAGTCATCAGGATAAAGGGCGCGATAGCCATGTGGTCTGCATAAAATTGTTCGGCTGTGAACTCCACTTTTAATGCTGCACTCTGCCGAAGCTTTTCGAGTTCGATAAAGTTTTCCAGGTAATTGATCTCTTTGCTCAAAGGGATCTGCTGGTCATTGCATTCATATAACTGGTGGCGCAGCAGGTCTGAAAATTTGACCAGTGCAGAAGAAGCCATTTGCGGGTTCTTACGGATCAGGATAAATATAGAATTGATACTATTGAACAAGAAATGGGGATTGAACTGGTGTTTAAGGAATTTAAGCTCCGTTTCCAGCTTCACTTTTTCAAGTTCCTGCTCCCTCCGTTCCTGCTGCATCTGATTTTTTAGTAGTTTGATCGTCATGGCCAGGGTCATACTGGCGAACGCAGATGGCAGGGCATAGCCAAGAAAATAGTAAAAGCAATTGGACCCGTTCCCATAAAGTTGCTGTAGCGTTTTACCAGTCAGGCCAGAGCTGGCATAATAACCACAGACAATGAGCAAAGCTGTTGTGATCACTGTGAAGGCCAGGGAAATAAAGTAAACACTGTACCGCTTTGTATGCAGAAACCTCGGGATCAGAAAGTAAAGGTTAAGATAAACAGCGAGCGCTTCCAGCACCACGTAAAACCCGTATTTGAGACTGTACGGCAGGAATACAATATTGGCAGCCGCCTTAAACGGGTTGCCAAAAGCAACACTCAGCCACAGGTAGTGGTACAGACACCAAAAAGGAATGTGATAAAGTTTGTATTTGAAAAACCAATGCTGGTCAGGCCCTTCATACCATAAATTTTTCATTCTGTTCAATTTTTCATCTCCGCTAAGTTCCGCTTTTTTTCCAATGATTCCGGCTTCTTATTGATGAAAGCTCATGAACTATTGATGACCGACATTACAGGCCAGGTCATTGGTAAACTGGCACTTCGTAAATAAAACCCTGCACTTCATCATACAGATTTTAAAACACTTCCCGCTTCATGTTGCTTTGTCCGGTTAACTCAATGAAACGAAGATTATGACAAAGAAAAATGAGCCCGGAGTAAAGCAAACCAGAACAGAGCTGAGAGAATTTTCTGACAATTTAAAGGCCGGACAAAAATGAAGGCACTCTTATTGACCATTTTTCTTTTGGTGACATGGCAAGTTACATATGGTCAGATTACCGGCAGACTTACGGATCCATCCGGACAAGCAATACCATATGCTACGATAACACTATTGCAGGCCGCCGACAGTACAATCATTTATGCAACGCTAACCACAGAGAAAGGTGAATACATTCTGGAAGATTTAACCGAAGGCCGGTACTTAGTGCGAATGAGCACTCTGGGCTACCAGACAATTTTTACACCGGTATTTGAACTCGCAAACAACAGGCTAAATAAGGATCTTGGCATACATGTACTCAGGGAAAGCACTCAGCAGCTTGCTGAAATGGTGGTTCGCTCCGAAAAACCTTTGCTCGAACAACGGGCGGATGGTACGGTCGTCAACGTGGAAAAAAGCATTATGTCCAAAGGCAGCTCGGTTCTTGAAGTACTGGAAAGGTCCCCCGGCGTTGTGATCGACCATCAGAATAATGGTATTTCGTTAAATGGAAAAACCGGTGTAATGGTCATGCTGAATGGCAAATCAGTTCGTATGGCATTAGAACAGGTAGTGACCATGCTGGGAGCGATGAGTGCGAATGATATATCTAAAATCGAACTGCTTACCAATCCCTCATCGGCTTATGATGCCGAAGGAAGCGCAGGAATAATTAATATCGTAACGAAGAAAAACAGCCAGCGGGGCACCAATGGGTCCATTTCTTTAACTGGCGGCTATGGTTACGGTGAAAAGGCGACCGGCGGATTAAGCCTGAACCGGCATACCGGCGAAACAAATATTTATGGCGCTTACACCTACTCGCGAGACAAAGCCTATAGTGATTTCCATGCCATCGGCAGCGAGCAGGAACCATTATTAGGTGGCCACGCTTCATCCGATTTCTTAAGTATTTCCAGATCGGTATTAAATAACCACCAGGCAAACTTTGGCATCGACACCCAATTAAAAAAAGGCTTTTTAATTGGTACAAATGCCAACTTCAATAGCAGCAATACCTCCATTCAAACCATGAACCGTGGAAAATACAAAATTCAGCCCGATGACTTTTACCAGCTTAATGCGGCAGTGAACGGAGTTAACAGCTGGCGCAGTTTTGCACCAAACTTTTACGCAGAAAAAGAGCCTAGGAAAGGTGAAAAGATCTTACTGAACCTGGATTACATCAGTTACCGGAATGCCTATCCAATGGATGCGAAAAGCTCTTTCCTGGATCAAAATGGCAATCAGGCCGGCAGCAATGATACCCTTTTTTCTCCCGTATCAAAAGGCTTATCCAATACACAGATCGGAATTTGGGCCACGAAACTTGACTACCGTAAACAGGTTGGCGCTATTACCGTTGAGACCGGGCTGAAAGGGGTACAAACACGGACTGATAGCAAATCGGCGATTCAGAGTTTTGTTAATAATGAGTATGTAAGCCGGCCTTCTGCGGTCAGCCGCATTGTGATGAAAGAAAGGATCGGCGCTGCTTATTTTTCTGCAGCAATAAAAGTGGATAGCAGCACTAGCATAGTGGCCGGCCTGCGTTATGAATATTCTTCCACCAGGATGGATAATCCACTGGACGGAAAGAATATAGCCAACCGCCAGCTTGGTATATGGTTCCCCAGCTTTCTTATGTCCAAAAAGCTGGGCAGCAATGCGGAATTTCTTGTATCCTATTCCAAAAGGATAAGCAGGCCTTCCTATTCAGATTTGGCATCTTATGTCACCTACAACGGGCCAGGTTCGGTCAATACAGGAAATCCGTTATTGAAGCCGACCATTACCAACAATGTTAAACTGTCCTATAATTATCTCAGGTATTCCTTTTCGGCCTTATTGAGCAGGGACGACAGGCCCATAGCCCGAAACCAAATGGTTTACACCACTGACAAATTGCAAATGGCCGTTTCTCCGCAAAACATGATTTTTCAGAATAACTTTACTTTTCAGCTCAGCCTTCCCTTTACCATATCGAGCTGGTGGGAAATGAATTATGATGTGAATTCAGGATGGCGAAGCTTTAAACTGGATTATACCCCACAACCTGTAAGTAAAACCTATTTCGCATATAACCTGGTTACCAGCCAGATCTTTAAACTTCCTGCCCGATTCTCCATTGAAATTTCCGGTTATTACAATTCTGCATTTTATAACGGGTCAAGGAAAGTAGATGGATATGGCACAGTGAATGCCGGTATCAAAAAGGAACTAAAAAACAACCACGGTAGCTTCCAGCTCGCAGTTTCGGATCCATTCAGGACAAACGTGATCAGCAGTTATTTCGGATCATTGACGCAGGAAGTTTTTGATCTGAGGTCTCATGTTAATTTCCATCCGGAATCAAGCAAATATTTTCTTTTCAAACTTTCCTATTCCAGGCCCATTGGTAAAACGGCCCCAGAAAAAGCAGGACGAAGTGACAATGCTTCACAGCTGGAAAAGGATCGGTTGAAATAGACTTGTATAACTGTCATCAATTACTGTTTTTAAGCAAGTGGACACATTTAATTCAGGATATTTTTTGATGTTTATAAATGATTATAAAAATAGACCTGATTGCTTCATTGGCTTAAAAAAAGCAGTGAATCTTGCCCGCTTAGCGGCTACATGTTTACATAGCCAATAATTGGTTTAAACAGCACGAAAAAAACCTATTTCAATCATTTAAACGAAAATAGCAGCGGAAATATAAATGTTACGATAATAGTCCATACGACGTAAACGGGCAGGTAAAAGGCAATGGATTTCCCAACTGAGGTTATATCCGTTTTTTTGGAAAGCACCTTGTAAAGCTGCAAAGTTACCAAAAGCAGGTTGATCAGAATTAAAATATTGCTCCCCAGTACTGCGGCCCGGTTGGGTGTAATTCCCCATTCTGAAATCCTGAACAAAATGGCCGACAGCGCAATGCCATTAATTATTGCTGTGATAAATGATAATAGAAAAAGAACCCAGATTTCGGCCTGACTTTTAGTTGACTTAGCTGTTTCAGCCACAGAAAAGAAAATGATGGCCATAACGCCGATCAGCAATGCATTAAAAATCAACAGGAACTCACGGTCGTTATATGGATCCTTTCCTGAATAAACCATTGCCGTGAGATAAATGACCAGCATCACCAGAACTAGCGGGCTGAATATTCTCGCAATCACCGGTGAAACTCTCCCAACTAATTGCGGATTGGTCTGAGTAAGATAAGTACCAATAATGGGTGCGGCTGCAAGTCCGAAAATCCCGAAATAATCAAAATAAATTTTTTCTATTTCGAAGCCGATCAGTTTGAAAAGGTCAATGGTAACGCCCGTCATAATCGCACCTGCTATCAGGATAAGCGTAGTCATAACGATCAGATCACCGTTGTATCTTAAATAGCCAAGCCTTTTCTCCGCGTCATTTCTCTTCCCGCCAGCAAAAGCAAATCCTAATATTGCCCATAGAAATAAGAGCAAATGAATACATGACAAAACCAGAGTGTCACTTTTCTTAACATCGGGAAGGAAATTGATGTAAATTAAACCGAGAAGAGTTGTACCAGCGATACAGGCAATGTTACCCGTTGATAATTTATTCTTCCACGCAAAGTAGGTCGACAATACCGGGAAAACGATAAAACCGATATTCCTGGGATAAAAAAACTCTTCGTCAATAGAGAAAAGTAACGGCAGCTTAGCGACCAGTCCAGCCAGAAGGGAAGTTATGATTACAAAAGCCAGGTCTTTTCCAGTGCCCCAGATGATTTCTTCACTTACAAAATTTAACCTTTCATTCCAAAAGCCAACAAGCGTGTTGTCTTCCAGTTTGGGATACAGGCTTTTAAATGCGCGTTTAAAAGTTGGTTTGTCAGCCCGGTATAACCTTTCCAGCTGTCCGGGATTGTCGAGATTTGATAGGATTTGATCTTCCATACAACAGTGAATTGAATTCAGTCGATTAATAAAAAGTACTTTGCAATGCAAAGTAAATAAATAATAAAGACATTCTCCCAAGCGGTAGAGGTTTTTTTATTGGAAATTTTTTAAACCAGTCAAAGCCGCAATAGCTAAACTTTTTTAACCAGAAAATTCTGTATTAAAGTTAAATAGGAAAGACCAGGTGCCAGCGATGGAATAACAGTCAGAACAGGTAGAATAGGATCCGTTTCTTCGGGACAAAAAATATAGTACTATAACATTACTTCTGTTCAAATTCTGATTTTACTTTCTGATGCAATGTAATAATGCGCTCTGCAATACTTACACATTGCTGCTCTGGCATCTGGTCAAGTGTATTATGGACTGCATTACATAGGATTTTGCCTTCAAAGTCATAACCAGGCCCTTTTTGTTTTACGTACAACACTATTTCTTCCCATTCCGGAATCAGGGCTTCCGAAAAATATTTAGAGGTAATAATATTAAAATACCCTGCAAGTGATTTTAAACGCTGCTTTGCCATCGCTGCATCCGTGCTAAGGCCATTAGCCAGCTTCGAAAGTTCAGTATAGACGAAAATGTTGGATTTTTTCATGGTAGAGGATATAAAATATAAGCTATACGTAAACATACATTATTTCTACAAAATATGTAACCATATACGTATTAAATTTAGGCTTAGTTATGTGGATTTTCTTAATCATTCCATCTTCTAATTCGATACATACAATATACTGACTACATATTTTTTTTCTAGTAGGACGATCAGATAGAATCCATTCCAATCTACACTTAACCGTCATACAGGCCATTTAATGGACATTAAGCCCTATCCTTCTTTAAATCAGCACGTTCATAAAACAAATGCAAAAAAATAATTTGAATAAAGGTTCAATAATAATTTTTATTGTAAAATTAGTTTATATATATTACGTATAAATTCTATAATTAATAAAAATTATTTTACATTATTAAGCAATTGGCCTATCCTTCCCAATATCATTTCATGCATGATTGACTATTGATTTTCTATGTTAACGATCCTTTGGATATGAAAAAACTGTTGCCTTATTGCCTGTTGCGTGCCGCGTGCCGCAGCTTTTTGCTTTTAATAATGCTGCTCTCAGGTAATTTACCACAGCTTTTTGCCCAGTCAGGCTTACTACCTTTTAGAGATGATTTTAACAGGAGTACGCTTGGGGCAAACTGGAAAACAGATTTTGGCTGGTCCATTCAAAGCGGATCAGCTTACAGCCCGTATGATGCCGGGAACTTAATCACTGACTTAAACTATGCTGCTGATTCTTACATTATAGAAACATCCGCCATGGGCTTCACTGGGAGTTA from Dyadobacter sp. NIV53 carries:
- a CDS encoding LytTR family DNA-binding domain-containing protein; this translates as MMNCVIVDDEPLAREGLTEFVQEVDFLCLSGTCENPVQLARFLETSPVDLIFLDIQMPKMSGLDYLKIIKNPPMVILTTAFPNYAVEGFQLNVLDYLLKPITFERFFLAVNKAKDYHRFLTSGQPAVNDKQDVSQGYFFIRCGSKYERIFLRMCSIWKACRTMSIFSLSGESTLP
- a CDS encoding TolC family protein — encoded protein: MKKYLVIILFTALSVSARAQEHLSLRECIDYGLKHHRSTVVYRNDQDAARFKSKEALSAYLPVVNVNGTIDDNLIVQQSVIPAGVFGPTDLKVAFTKKFNSNVVAQVDQTIFDQSLITGLKANKIAQQQAKLSGEQNDETIIYNISNAYYQIFVYRQQLALLQSNRETYQQQLTISKLQLEKGVAMESDVNKIQVNYNNTSSQILAAESDLELSQNQLKNAMGYALSDSLQIQDFVLDEPAADQTQITFLDFAAFNASNRLDYKLAEVNIALLDIDQARIRATAMPKLTAYARYGYIGFGDKLGQSISGFSDYSAVGIKLAIPVFDGFKRNSQYNQARIKQVNARENLKIDQENFHLEYDNARTKLIKAQSSLEIDKRNIGLAESVFKSTDLQYQKGVTDLTDWLNSQYSLKEAQSNYLNSLYNFLIAKIDLEKANGTLKTFHTSL
- a CDS encoding porin family protein — translated: MKKLTILSLMLLASTISFSQSFSFGPKAGINISNYTGGNIDSKALVGYHIGGMLNYGFGNVFSIQPEVLFSTQGAKVNNGGEKNDFKISYVTVPVMLKLKASGGFYFEAGPQIGFRTSSDIPDQTINNFAKGLDLSLGAGIGFQSKMGLGIGARYIAGLSKVGNFSGSNIDPDFKNSVIQASVFWAIPIIK
- a CDS encoding efflux RND transporter periplasmic adaptor subunit, whose protein sequence is MKRKYIISIALVVVIALIAFKLTANKKQLDAANTPEKKVAVIIPVKYATAKEQLLELSIVKTGNLAPFKESKVITTSSGILQTVRFELGDQVHQGQVLAIMDNRTQQLDLQKAESNLSKLKADLQTYTELLEGKATTREKVNDIRQNVNDAQVQADQIKKQMGDASVKAPTSGIISAKNMEQGVFANVGSEIATIINLSRTKVQVNLTEAEVYQIKQGQSVKITTDVYPDVVFPGKVSFISPQADVTHNYMAEIMIENTQKTTLRSGTFVYADFSQKSKQNVLVIPREALTESVKNASVYLVGQDNKVVLTPVQPGREMGSLIEIIGGLKSGDRVVTSGQINLKNGTEVSLAK
- a CDS encoding nuclear transport factor 2 family protein, coding for MSDRNKIILQKGNAEISEGNYEGFLSLCSEDTEWTFVGDTVLKGKEAVRQWMAKTYIKPPKVTVTILISEGDFLTATGDVTVTDKEGKETRNAYCDIWRFRGEELVELTAFVI
- a CDS encoding LytTR family DNA-binding domain-containing protein, translating into MQNYVNIFTVRGKYTTLINLKSLEKNFNSDSFMRVHKSYMVSIRKIDKIEGNEIFIQSLRIPLSRSYRDQVLECVVNNRLLDKK
- a CDS encoding TonB-dependent receptor domain-containing protein encodes the protein MKALLLTIFLLVTWQVTYGQITGRLTDPSGQAIPYATITLLQAADSTIIYATLTTEKGEYILEDLTEGRYLVRMSTLGYQTIFTPVFELANNRLNKDLGIHVLRESTQQLAEMVVRSEKPLLEQRADGTVVNVEKSIMSKGSSVLEVLERSPGVVIDHQNNGISLNGKTGVMVMLNGKSVRMALEQVVTMLGAMSANDISKIELLTNPSSAYDAEGSAGIINIVTKKNSQRGTNGSISLTGGYGYGEKATGGLSLNRHTGETNIYGAYTYSRDKAYSDFHAIGSEQEPLLGGHASSDFLSISRSVLNNHQANFGIDTQLKKGFLIGTNANFNSSNTSIQTMNRGKYKIQPDDFYQLNAAVNGVNSWRSFAPNFYAEKEPRKGEKILLNLDYISYRNAYPMDAKSSFLDQNGNQAGSNDTLFSPVSKGLSNTQIGIWATKLDYRKQVGAITVETGLKGVQTRTDSKSAIQSFVNNEYVSRPSAVSRIVMKERIGAAYFSAAIKVDSSTSIVAGLRYEYSSTRMDNPLDGKNIANRQLGIWFPSFLMSKKLGSNAEFLVSYSKRISRPSYSDLASYVTYNGPGSVNTGNPLLKPTITNNVKLSYNYLRYSFSALLSRDDRPIARNQMVYTTDKLQMAVSPQNMIFQNNFTFQLSLPFTISSWWEMNYDVNSGWRSFKLDYTPQPVSKTYFAYNLVTSQIFKLPARFSIEISGYYNSAFYNGSRKVDGYGTVNAGIKKELKNNHGSFQLAVSDPFRTNVISSYFGSLTQEVFDLRSHVNFHPESSKYFLFKLSYSRPIGKTAPEKAGRSDNASQLEKDRLK
- a CDS encoding sensor histidine kinase; this translates as MKNLWYEGPDQHWFFKYKLYHIPFWCLYHYLWLSVAFGNPFKAAANIVFLPYSLKYGFYVVLEALAVYLNLYFLIPRFLHTKRYSVYFISLAFTVITTALLIVCGYYASSGLTGKTLQQLYGNGSNCFYYFLGYALPSAFASMTLAMTIKLLKNQMQQERREQELEKVKLETELKFLKHQFNPHFLFNSINSIFILIRKNPQMASSALVKFSDLLRHQLYECNDQQIPLSKEINYLENFIELEKLRQSAALKVEFTAEQFYADHMAIAPFILMTFVENAFKYVSRDQQEGVSIRIQLSMDGDLLDMTVTNTIAEPADRAVGGIGLKNVKRRLDLIYPGEHLLLINQTDLLYTVRLQIALKQMALTPVSEITY